In one window of Candidatus Neomarinimicrobiota bacterium DNA:
- a CDS encoding T9SS type A sorting domain-containing protein, which produces MMRKLQILIAIWLYMILLSTLLFSASGPKIIGYYPSWNKYTYPHTEIPFEHLTHLCHAFIFPYEDGRLDFSGFTEDSELIRACHDHQVKISISVGGWDPARTPRFTVLASDSIARKAFVENLTRFCLEHGYDGADIDWEYPPPDKQSYTTLLFQEIYEAFSTQEPPLLLSIAAPSTDTNNRYNWTVMNQVLDWVGVMTYDYYGSWTSKAGPNAPLYGSISTTDQGWIDRSVKHYLYDKGVPPEKLCIGIPFYGWEFQASSLFGMSTGGTQRRYYEIEPLLKEGWIRHWDTETKTPWLSHPDQTRIISYDDQESITEKCYYILNHGLAGAIIWALGQDNIDGNPLLTVVGTELKSYIQTIQTPEIPNTTDLYPNFPNPFNAETHIRFSVQKHTPVKILIYNIRGELVKTLVEGAFSPGMYGVTFQGTGYPSGIYFCRMETDCAVYTLKMLFMK; this is translated from the coding sequence ATGATGAGAAAATTACAGATTCTTATTGCGATATGGCTTTATATGATCCTGCTGTCAACCTTATTATTTTCCGCTTCCGGTCCCAAAATCATCGGGTATTATCCCAGCTGGAACAAGTACACATATCCCCACACTGAAATCCCTTTTGAACATCTGACACATCTGTGTCATGCGTTTATTTTTCCTTATGAAGATGGTCGCCTGGATTTCAGTGGATTTACAGAAGATTCTGAACTTATCCGGGCCTGTCATGACCACCAGGTAAAAATTTCCATATCTGTCGGAGGGTGGGATCCGGCAAGAACACCTCGTTTTACCGTGTTAGCTTCAGATTCCATTGCTCGGAAAGCTTTTGTAGAAAATCTGACGCGTTTTTGTCTTGAGCACGGTTATGACGGTGCAGATATTGACTGGGAATATCCACCCCCGGATAAACAATCTTATACAACCCTTTTATTTCAGGAAATCTACGAAGCATTTTCAACTCAGGAACCGCCGCTTCTTCTGAGTATCGCAGCACCATCAACCGATACAAACAACCGATATAACTGGACAGTGATGAATCAGGTGCTTGACTGGGTTGGCGTGATGACTTACGATTATTACGGCAGCTGGACGAGTAAAGCAGGACCCAACGCCCCCTTGTACGGCAGTATCAGTACAACGGATCAGGGATGGATAGATCGGTCGGTAAAACATTATTTGTACGATAAAGGAGTTCCCCCGGAAAAATTGTGTATTGGAATTCCTTTTTACGGATGGGAATTTCAAGCCTCTTCCCTGTTTGGGATGAGTACAGGTGGTACCCAGCGCCGATACTATGAAATTGAGCCTCTTTTGAAAGAAGGATGGATTCGCCACTGGGATACAGAAACAAAAACGCCCTGGCTGAGTCATCCCGATCAAACCCGCATTATCAGCTATGACGATCAAGAGTCCATTACCGAAAAATGCTACTACATCCTGAATCACGGGTTGGCCGGAGCTATCATCTGGGCTTTGGGACAAGATAATATCGACGGTAACCCTTTATTGACGGTTGTTGGCACAGAGTTGAAATCATATATCCAAACCATTCAAACCCCCGAGATTCCCAACACAACAGATCTCTATCCCAACTTTCCCAATCCCTTCAATGCAGAAACCCACATTCGTTTCAGTGTGCAAAAACACACACCTGTAAAAATCCTGATATACAACATTCGGGGAGAACTTGTGAAAACGCTAGTGGAGGGCGCCTTTTCACCGGGGATGTATGGTGTGACTTTTCAGGGAACGGGATACCCCTCAGGGATTTATTTTTGCAGGATGGAAACGGACTGTGCGGTGTACACACTGAAAATGCTTTTTATGAAATAG
- a CDS encoding PorV/PorQ family protein, translating into MKYLAQKILLLVLLTATLLQGNSFRKTGTVGYTFLELPAMARQAALGDAVGAVADGGAVLSLFANPGVLGLQNGWHFGAEYSPWLAEIQHNAVGLVIPAGLIGNFGISVNMVDFGKMTHTGTEGHVLGTYTAQSLALGITYSRRLTDKFSWGIRLNGIREEIHTFISQNVLVDMGIYYLTGFNSLRIAGYINHFGVDGKFIRDSFKMPTALRLGIAYDLWNTPRYRLTTAVELSHTADNLERLHVALEQLILKRFYVRSAFKTPVNEDPWSFGVGIHWGKIRVDAGVIPFGRFPAVYSFGIQVTP; encoded by the coding sequence ATGAAATATCTTGCACAAAAAATACTCCTTTTGGTCCTGCTTACGGCCACTTTACTTCAGGGAAACTCTTTTCGTAAAACAGGCACGGTAGGATACACATTTCTGGAACTTCCGGCCATGGCCCGTCAGGCCGCCCTTGGGGATGCTGTGGGGGCCGTGGCGGACGGCGGGGCAGTGTTATCCCTTTTTGCAAATCCGGGTGTGTTGGGATTGCAAAACGGCTGGCATTTCGGGGCGGAATATTCCCCCTGGCTGGCGGAAATTCAACACAATGCGGTGGGATTGGTCATTCCGGCCGGACTCATAGGGAATTTTGGGATCAGCGTAAATATGGTGGATTTCGGTAAGATGACCCATACCGGCACAGAAGGACACGTTCTGGGCACCTATACCGCCCAGTCTCTTGCCCTCGGTATCACCTATTCCCGCCGGCTGACGGATAAATTCTCATGGGGAATCCGCCTGAATGGTATCCGGGAGGAAATTCACACCTTTATATCTCAAAATGTTTTGGTGGATATGGGGATTTATTACCTGACCGGTTTTAATTCCCTGCGCATTGCCGGATATATCAATCATTTCGGTGTGGACGGCAAGTTCATCCGGGATTCGTTCAAAATGCCTACGGCACTGCGGCTCGGCATAGCTTACGATCTGTGGAATACACCCCGGTATCGTCTCACAACTGCCGTGGAATTGTCCCATACGGCAGACAATCTGGAGCGGCTTCATGTTGCCCTTGAACAATTGATCCTGAAACGCTTTTACGTGCGAAGCGCGTTCAAAACCCCGGTGAATGAAGATCCCTGGAGTTTCGGAGTCGGAATCCATTGGGGTAAAATCCGTGTAGATGCCGGTGTGATCCCCTTTGGCAGGTTTCCGGCCGTCTACTCCTTCGGTATACAGGTGACGCCATGA
- a CDS encoding family 10 glycosylhydrolase — translation MLFGAYASEKQAENWLWIDASANFERLSSEDSIRCYMEKIRLAGIDGVIVDLKPISGEVLYPSEIAPQALEWRGFTRDAAFDYPGLMIQYARKNGLTILAAMNCFSEGWKQEKRGPIYTTHPDWQTMLYLPEGIVPTTEYQVGYSAFVNPARPDVQEHQFRLMEEILTRYDFDGIVLDRGRYDNIRSDFSDFSRNAFETWLGKPVQNWPEDIFSWIPDESGKAVHKPGKLYKEWLFWRAKVIHDFFFEARNRVKAVRSDAIFSDYVGAWYPSYYELGVNWASKTYDPSQEYDWALPEYKETGYAETLDFLFTGCYFYPVTIAEVDSLYKDWKGKSNGEAGMEEKYKPYHSVEGAAKMSRKVTMGKVPVYGSLYVQQYKDENDPRQFVDAIRMVQKETDGAMIFDLVHIIMFDWWDEMSAGL, via the coding sequence ATGCTTTTTGGAGCTTATGCGTCGGAAAAACAGGCCGAAAACTGGCTTTGGATTGATGCCTCGGCCAATTTTGAGCGGTTGAGCAGCGAAGATTCCATCCGCTGCTACATGGAAAAAATCCGTCTGGCAGGCATTGACGGCGTTATAGTGGATTTGAAACCCATTTCCGGTGAGGTTTTATATCCCAGCGAGATAGCCCCCCAGGCTCTGGAGTGGCGGGGATTTACACGGGATGCCGCTTTTGACTATCCCGGACTCATGATTCAGTATGCCCGAAAAAACGGGCTCACTATCCTGGCGGCCATGAATTGTTTCTCTGAAGGATGGAAACAGGAAAAACGCGGTCCCATTTATACCACTCATCCCGATTGGCAGACCATGCTTTATCTGCCGGAAGGGATTGTCCCCACAACGGAATATCAGGTGGGATACTCGGCTTTTGTAAATCCGGCGCGGCCCGATGTGCAGGAACATCAGTTCCGGTTGATGGAAGAAATACTGACGCGGTATGATTTTGACGGAATCGTACTTGACCGTGGCCGTTACGATAATATCCGGTCCGACTTTTCCGATTTCTCACGAAATGCTTTTGAAACCTGGCTGGGCAAACCGGTGCAAAACTGGCCGGAGGATATTTTCTCCTGGATTCCGGACGAAAGTGGGAAAGCGGTTCACAAACCGGGCAAACTTTATAAAGAATGGCTTTTCTGGAGGGCTAAGGTGATCCATGATTTCTTTTTCGAAGCCCGAAATCGTGTGAAAGCAGTACGATCTGATGCCATATTTTCCGATTATGTGGGAGCCTGGTATCCCAGTTACTATGAACTGGGTGTGAATTGGGCCAGCAAGACGTATGATCCCTCGCAAGAGTATGACTGGGCTCTTCCGGAGTATAAAGAAACCGGGTATGCCGAAACATTGGATTTTCTCTTTACGGGATGCTATTTCTATCCGGTAACAATTGCCGAAGTGGACAGTTTGTATAAGGACTGGAAAGGGAAATCAAACGGGGAGGCCGGAATGGAAGAAAAATATAAACCATACCATTCTGTGGAAGGGGCTGCTAAAATGTCCAGAAAAGTAACAATGGGCAAAGTACCGGTTTATGGAAGTTTGTATGTGCAGCAATACAAAGATGAAAATGATCCCCGGCAGTTTGTGGATGCCATACGCATGGTGCAAAAGGAAACAGATGGCGCCATGATTTTTGATTTGGTCCATATTATCATGTTTGACTGGTGGGATGAAATGTCTGCAGGATTATGA
- a CDS encoding TonB-dependent receptor: MIKTASRILIILTLLATAITARDGRRPSDFRGAVQGRVLDNATGNEIGYANVVVYKLPDSTLVDGAMSDENGYYYVPNIPAGRYYVSVKFIGFYEALSPAFRITPQSAKVTLKDIRLKRAAIQMSEVQVVGDRPVIEFKADKRVINANQFAAGLSGTAVEILENVPSIDVDVEGTVTLRGSSNFIVMIDGHPSIFEGSDALDQIPATLIQTIEIITNPSARYDPDGTTGIINIVTKKQKIIGMSGQLSVNTGNGDKYGANAALSMRYDKFTWNNSLSWNDFQSGGQRTTNKTTTMNDTAFSVSGEGRGEMQRKTYSYRTSLDWRPTGTFLISAQFNIGHYGRSRTSNQIFEEYPVYSLYRSLDDNTREGDYWRAGLEFTKKFNKEGHDLSGSVSYRSRTGSEFNETTRRDNDESITDRTKNTADSDDSDWRLKLDYKNMMSETRGFEAGIQSRISMDQEGTGTYGWDTTASQYIYYPRYSYNNDYEHVIHSLYAIYKREIGLFQWQWGARGEYTYRNMHLNTQDTTYLIDRWDIFPSIHVSLPISDNNQVMASYTRRIDRPRNWYLEPYATQRDAYSVFQGNPGLEPEYINAWEASWQLSKKKNYIAADIYYRTTENKVERVQSVIDKETLLFTFANVGKDYSTGAELSLNVSPVSFWNIFLSGNLYRYRVEGSFNGRSFDNSSNNWGVKFNNTFYVGSETRIQFDTNYHGPSVTSQSEREGFWIASAAVKYDIGKNWTAALQIRDVFGTGRHEFTTTGPNFVNATAFERESPIAILSLTYRFNNYKNGKNRPENGEGMNGDEDDLFLF; this comes from the coding sequence ATGATAAAAACAGCTTCACGAATATTGATCATTCTGACACTACTTGCGACGGCAATCACGGCCCGGGACGGCCGGAGGCCTTCTGATTTCAGAGGAGCGGTCCAGGGGCGTGTTCTCGACAATGCGACCGGCAACGAAATCGGATACGCCAATGTAGTGGTATACAAACTTCCCGACAGTACTCTGGTCGACGGAGCCATGAGTGATGAAAACGGATATTACTATGTGCCGAATATTCCTGCCGGGCGTTACTATGTTTCAGTTAAATTCATCGGCTTTTACGAAGCCCTGAGTCCTGCATTTCGGATTACACCGCAAAGTGCAAAGGTAACCCTAAAGGATATTCGCCTGAAACGGGCTGCCATACAGATGTCCGAAGTCCAGGTTGTGGGAGACCGGCCTGTGATAGAATTCAAAGCAGACAAACGGGTTATTAATGCAAACCAGTTTGCAGCCGGTCTGAGCGGAACAGCTGTAGAGATTCTGGAAAACGTTCCATCCATTGATGTGGATGTGGAGGGAACGGTAACACTCCGGGGCAGTTCGAATTTCATTGTCATGATAGACGGGCATCCCAGTATTTTTGAAGGCAGCGATGCTCTGGATCAGATTCCCGCCACCCTGATTCAAACCATTGAAATTATCACAAACCCCAGCGCCCGGTATGATCCCGACGGAACAACCGGAATCATTAACATTGTGACCAAAAAGCAAAAAATCATCGGTATGAGCGGACAGCTGTCTGTCAATACCGGAAACGGAGACAAATACGGTGCCAATGCCGCTTTGAGCATGCGTTACGATAAATTCACCTGGAACAACAGCCTGAGCTGGAATGATTTCCAGTCCGGCGGACAACGAACAACAAACAAAACCACCACCATGAATGATACAGCTTTCAGTGTTTCAGGTGAAGGCCGGGGAGAGATGCAGCGAAAGACTTATTCATACCGGACCAGTTTGGACTGGCGGCCAACCGGCACATTTCTCATTTCTGCTCAGTTCAATATCGGCCATTACGGACGAAGTCGTACCAGCAATCAGATTTTTGAAGAATATCCGGTTTATTCTTTATACCGCTCCCTGGATGACAACACCCGCGAAGGTGATTACTGGAGAGCCGGCCTTGAATTCACAAAAAAATTCAACAAAGAGGGACATGATCTCTCAGGCTCTGTCAGTTACCGGAGCCGTACAGGCAGTGAATTTAATGAAACAACCCGTCGTGATAACGATGAATCCATTACGGACCGAACCAAAAACACGGCAGATTCTGATGATTCGGACTGGCGGTTGAAACTGGATTACAAAAACATGATGTCTGAAACCCGCGGTTTTGAGGCAGGCATTCAATCCCGGATTTCCATGGATCAAGAAGGGACCGGTACCTATGGATGGGATACCACGGCATCGCAATATATTTATTATCCCCGGTACAGCTACAACAATGATTATGAACATGTCATTCACAGTTTGTACGCCATTTACAAACGTGAAATCGGTCTGTTTCAATGGCAATGGGGCGCCCGGGGAGAATACACCTACCGAAACATGCATCTTAACACTCAGGATACAACCTACCTGATCGACCGTTGGGACATTTTTCCCTCCATCCATGTCAGTCTTCCCATATCAGATAACAATCAGGTAATGGCATCTTATACACGTCGCATTGACCGGCCGCGGAACTGGTATCTGGAGCCTTATGCAACTCAGCGGGATGCCTACTCGGTTTTTCAGGGGAATCCGGGACTGGAGCCTGAATATATCAATGCCTGGGAAGCCAGTTGGCAGTTGAGTAAAAAGAAGAATTATATCGCTGCGGACATTTATTACCGGACAACAGAAAACAAAGTGGAAAGGGTCCAAAGCGTTATCGATAAAGAGACCCTGCTCTTCACATTTGCCAATGTGGGAAAAGATTACAGTACCGGTGCCGAACTTTCACTGAATGTGAGTCCTGTTTCTTTCTGGAATATTTTCCTGAGCGGAAATCTGTACCGTTACCGGGTGGAAGGCAGTTTTAACGGACGGAGTTTTGATAACTCATCCAACAACTGGGGGGTCAAATTCAACAACACCTTTTATGTGGGAAGCGAAACCCGGATTCAGTTTGACACCAACTACCATGGTCCTTCTGTAACCAGTCAGAGTGAACGGGAAGGATTTTGGATTGCCAGCGCCGCCGTGAAATACGACATAGGAAAAAACTGGACTGCTGCACTACAGATTCGGGATGTTTTCGGAACGGGAAGACACGAATTCACAACCACCGGTCCCAACTTTGTCAATGCCACGGCTTTTGAAAGAGAATCCCCCATTGCCATTCTATCCCTGACCTACCGTTTTAACAATTACAAAAACGGGAAAAACCGCCCGGAAAACGGTGAAGGCATGAACGGCGACGAGGATGACCTGTTTTTGTTTTAA
- a CDS encoding glycoside hydrolase family 13 protein: MVNRSIRVVMIVLLLLGCQLKQKETLMDEKSFFKQVPSWAAKVVWYQIFPDRFENGDSANDPDKESLRGAWPHDAESPWQLSPWTADWYKLQPWEKENGKDIWFNIQRRRYGGDLQGIINRLDYLEDLGIGAIYLNPVFQAPSLHKYDGACYHHIDVHFGPDPEGDQQRLTGENPVDPSTWVWTEADKLVLKLIKEAHRRNIRIIFDGVFNHMGINSFAFQDLLKNGKKSDYRDWFTVTDWDTPGFSKVPFTYKGWFGVTELPELREDENGIVKGPRQYIFDSTRRWMDPDGDGDPSDGIDGWRLDVAFCVGHPFWKAWRHHVKAINPEAYLTAEIIDPPEKVLPYLQGDEFDAVMNYNFAFITHKYFVRRRDKITPVRLARELDSLLNTYPLETLYVMQNLYDSHDTQRLLSALANPDIGKFENWGEFFGKSQAHNPRYNIRPPEDEKSYKIHRQMIVLQMTFVGAPMIYYGDEAGMWGANDPCCRKPMVWPDKQYEPEATQPNQDSMPPIPVAFNHELHDFYRKLIHFRNEHPALQTGDYAVVVADNDNSLFGFKRQSGSDVVMVLFNNSDQSQPFVIHENHFRGQKKITEYPGNKVYDRVDHEFIVDIPAYQAIILY, translated from the coding sequence ATGGTAAACCGCAGCATACGGGTAGTCATGATTGTTCTTCTTCTCCTGGGTTGTCAGCTGAAACAGAAGGAAACACTGATGGATGAAAAATCCTTTTTCAAACAGGTACCGTCCTGGGCAGCAAAGGTCGTATGGTATCAGATTTTTCCGGACCGTTTTGAGAATGGGGATTCCGCAAATGATCCGGATAAAGAGTCTCTGAGAGGCGCGTGGCCCCACGATGCCGAATCCCCCTGGCAGCTATCCCCCTGGACGGCAGACTGGTATAAACTCCAGCCCTGGGAAAAGGAAAATGGGAAAGACATCTGGTTTAACATTCAGCGTCGGCGTTATGGCGGGGATCTGCAGGGTATCATCAACAGGCTGGATTATCTGGAAGACCTGGGGATCGGTGCCATATACCTGAATCCTGTCTTTCAGGCGCCCAGTCTTCACAAGTACGACGGAGCATGCTACCATCATATTGATGTCCACTTTGGCCCTGATCCGGAAGGAGATCAACAACGCTTGACCGGAGAAAACCCGGTTGATCCATCCACCTGGGTTTGGACAGAAGCAGATAAATTAGTTTTGAAACTGATCAAAGAAGCACATCGCCGTAATATCCGAATCATTTTTGACGGCGTGTTCAACCACATGGGAATCAACAGTTTTGCCTTTCAGGATCTTCTGAAAAACGGAAAAAAGTCAGATTACCGGGATTGGTTTACCGTAACAGACTGGGATACACCGGGATTTTCAAAGGTTCCTTTTACGTATAAAGGATGGTTTGGTGTGACAGAATTGCCCGAACTCCGTGAGGATGAAAACGGGATTGTAAAGGGACCCCGGCAGTACATTTTCGATTCAACCCGGCGATGGATGGATCCGGACGGGGATGGTGATCCCTCCGACGGGATTGACGGTTGGCGACTTGATGTGGCTTTCTGTGTGGGACATCCCTTTTGGAAAGCCTGGCGACACCATGTGAAAGCCATAAATCCGGAAGCATACCTTACGGCGGAAATCATCGATCCACCGGAGAAAGTGCTTCCATATCTGCAGGGCGACGAATTTGACGCAGTGATGAATTACAATTTTGCCTTTATTACCCACAAGTATTTTGTAAGGCGACGGGATAAAATCACACCGGTCCGCCTGGCACGGGAGCTGGATTCTCTGTTGAACACCTATCCTCTTGAAACACTTTATGTGATGCAAAATCTGTACGATTCCCATGACACCCAGCGGCTCCTCAGCGCCCTGGCAAATCCCGATATCGGAAAATTTGAAAACTGGGGAGAATTTTTCGGAAAATCACAGGCACATAATCCCCGTTACAATATCCGGCCGCCGGAAGATGAAAAATCATACAAAATTCACCGGCAAATGATTGTATTGCAAATGACATTTGTAGGTGCACCCATGATCTATTACGGAGATGAAGCCGGCATGTGGGGGGCTAATGACCCGTGTTGCCGCAAACCCATGGTCTGGCCCGATAAACAGTATGAACCGGAAGCCACCCAACCTAACCAGGACTCCATGCCACCCATCCCCGTGGCTTTTAACCACGAACTTCATGATTTTTACAGAAAACTCATTCATTTCCGAAATGAACATCCCGCACTCCAAACAGGAGATTATGCGGTGGTTGTGGCCGATAACGACAACAGTCTTTTCGGATTCAAACGCCAAAGCGGTTCAGATGTCGTCATGGTCCTATTCAACAACAGCGACCAAAGCCAACCCTTCGTTATTCATGAAAATCACTTCCGTGGACAAAAGAAAATAACGGAATATCCGGGCAACAAGGTGTATGACCGGGTAGATCACGAATTTATTGTGGATATTCCTGCATATCAGGCAATCATCTTATATTAG
- a CDS encoding DUF92 domain-containing protein, which translates to MFQNASSWLMFGLFFLIITFFLGLADFLLRLFRVHPHTTRRIVHILVGVLVCFAPCFFQDSLPVATLAVIFILVNYFGIRYGLLKGIHETDRVSYGTIYFPVSFLILVLWFWDKDPAILLTAMLIMTLGDPIASWVGESRKHPVTFKIWSDKKSLQGSTAMFITAFIVAVTGMYFFRRFFGPEISWQTAVLFGFFTAVYAAVSETISHEGTDNLMVPLGSAVILDFLYTGSPAMQHQLMFWMILTVGIAWLAWKAKTLSLSGAVGAWLLGTVVFGIGGLEWMFPMIFFFVTSSLFTSVGKRHKKILETVFEKGGQRDIFQVFANGGVGMLAILGFYFTRHPVWYMIFLGSIAAATADTWATELGTFSKRPPVSILNFKKVKMGTSGGITALGTFGALIGSFSVVLIGWFMWRWRQMDFLTPGHIIVISLVGFLGSTVDSILGATVQAQYRCPVCGKITEKKDHCSEKDIPLIRGYRSMNNDRVNLLCTLTGGLLAALAVLF; encoded by the coding sequence ATGTTTCAAAATGCTTCATCCTGGCTGATGTTTGGTTTGTTTTTTCTTATCATTACCTTCTTTTTAGGTCTTGCGGATTTTTTACTCCGGCTGTTCAGGGTGCATCCCCACACAACACGCAGGATTGTCCATATTCTTGTAGGTGTGCTGGTTTGCTTTGCTCCCTGTTTTTTTCAGGATTCCCTGCCGGTTGCAACGCTGGCCGTTATTTTTATCCTTGTCAATTATTTCGGTATCCGCTACGGATTGCTGAAGGGTATACACGAGACAGACCGGGTTAGTTACGGAACTATCTATTTCCCCGTTTCTTTTCTGATTCTTGTCCTCTGGTTTTGGGACAAGGATCCGGCGATTTTACTGACAGCTATGCTTATCATGACCCTTGGCGACCCTATTGCCAGTTGGGTGGGAGAATCCCGCAAACACCCTGTCACCTTTAAAATCTGGTCGGATAAAAAATCTCTCCAGGGAAGCACGGCCATGTTTATAACTGCTTTCATTGTGGCAGTAACGGGGATGTATTTCTTCCGGCGTTTCTTCGGACCGGAGATTTCCTGGCAGACAGCCGTCCTTTTTGGTTTTTTTACGGCGGTATACGCAGCGGTTTCAGAAACCATATCCCATGAAGGGACCGATAATCTGATGGTTCCTTTGGGAAGTGCCGTAATTCTGGATTTTCTCTATACCGGCAGTCCGGCCATGCAGCACCAGCTCATGTTTTGGATGATACTGACTGTAGGGATTGCCTGGCTTGCCTGGAAAGCAAAAACCCTTTCCCTGAGCGGTGCCGTGGGGGCCTGGCTTCTGGGGACTGTTGTCTTTGGCATCGGAGGACTTGAGTGGATGTTCCCCATGATTTTCTTCTTTGTAACTTCCAGCCTTTTTACCAGTGTGGGAAAACGGCATAAAAAGATTCTTGAAACGGTTTTTGAAAAGGGGGGACAGCGGGATATTTTTCAGGTTTTTGCCAATGGGGGTGTGGGAATGCTTGCCATTCTCGGGTTCTATTTTACCCGGCATCCGGTCTGGTATATGATATTTCTGGGAAGCATCGCCGCGGCAACCGCCGATACCTGGGCTACTGAATTGGGTACATTCAGCAAACGTCCGCCTGTCAGTATCCTCAATTTTAAAAAAGTTAAAATGGGAACATCCGGAGGAATCACGGCTCTGGGGACTTTTGGCGCTCTGATCGGGTCATTCTCCGTAGTGCTGATAGGCTGGTTCATGTGGAGATGGCGCCAGATGGATTTTCTCACACCGGGACATATTATCGTGATAAGCCTGGTCGGTTTTTTAGGATCAACAGTCGATTCTATTTTGGGTGCGACGGTCCAGGCCCAGTACCGATGCCCTGTTTGCGGTAAAATCACAGAAAAAAAAGATCATTGCTCAGAGAAAGATATCCCCCTGATCCGTGGATACCGGTCCATGAATAATGACCGGGTCAACCTCCTGTGTACGCTGACAGGTGGACTGTTAGCTGCTTTAGCCGTTCTGTTCTGA